A genomic segment from Candidatus Omnitrophota bacterium encodes:
- a CDS encoding radical SAM protein, whose translation MDGFDRLMKDKDRLSVAAGIMRSEKAFMGPEVLHIDLTNRCNFNCIACWCRSPLLRDKAMPEWERKLSLPLDLVKGIFDDLACMGGLRQVKIVGGGEPFMHPDILQVIRYIRQKGRGIEIDINSNFSLVNESIARELFDLGVDSFTISLWAGTPATYARVHPNQSEDTFNKIKNTLARVDSMKKAAGSARPRVTFHNVIFNLNYMDIRDMINFALEVSADNIQFVPVDTVKGKTETLLLDSAQRLELLSSLRDIRKNYTPENRLYKDDSGRMVTLSDFDSFINRVERINMSTGAYDEDVVELYPCYAGWLFARVMATGDVVPCCKGHRMPMGNLYKNSFRDIWFSDIYNEFRRNGLTLSKEDPYFSRIGNEAEARTGCYNCDNLWQNIPMHACLEKLRKNPLLLKAGEALLKLKREK comes from the coding sequence ATGGACGGATTTGATAGATTAATGAAAGACAAGGACAGGCTGTCGGTGGCGGCAGGCATTATGCGCTCGGAAAAGGCTTTTATGGGGCCCGAGGTATTGCATATTGATTTGACTAACAGGTGTAACTTTAATTGTATCGCGTGCTGGTGCAGGTCTCCTCTGTTGAGGGATAAGGCAATGCCGGAATGGGAGAGAAAATTAAGCCTGCCGCTGGATCTGGTCAAAGGTATTTTTGATGATTTGGCCTGTATGGGGGGTTTACGGCAGGTAAAAATAGTTGGCGGCGGCGAACCCTTTATGCACCCGGACATATTGCAGGTCATAAGGTATATAAGGCAGAAAGGCAGGGGTATTGAAATAGATATTAATTCCAATTTTAGCCTTGTTAATGAAAGTATTGCCAGAGAATTATTTGATTTAGGCGTAGATTCTTTTACGATAAGCCTTTGGGCGGGTACGCCCGCGACATATGCCAGGGTGCATCCGAACCAAAGCGAAGATACTTTTAACAAAATAAAGAATACCCTGGCTCGCGTTGATAGCATGAAAAAAGCGGCAGGCTCCGCGCGGCCGCGGGTCACTTTTCATAATGTTATTTTTAACCTGAATTATATGGATATACGCGATATGATAAATTTTGCTCTGGAGGTGAGTGCCGATAATATACAATTTGTCCCTGTTGACACAGTGAAGGGCAAAACCGAAACGCTTTTGCTTGACAGCGCCCAAAGATTGGAATTGCTTAGCAGTCTGCGGGATATAAGGAAAAATTATACCCCCGAAAACCGTTTGTATAAGGATGATTCCGGCCGCATGGTCACCCTTTCCGATTTTGATAGTTTCATCAACCGTGTTGAGAGGATTAACATGTCTACAGGCGCCTATGATGAAGATGTGGTTGAACTGTATCCTTGTTATGCCGGCTGGTTATTTGCCAGGGTGATGGCGACCGGGGATGTCGTGCCTTGCTGTAAAGGGCACCGCATGCCTATGGGTAATTTATATAAAAATAGTTTCCGGGACATATGGTTTTCGGATATATATAATGAATTCAGGCGCAATGGCCTGACGCTTTCAAAAGAAGATCCGTATTTTTCCAGAATAGGAAACGAGGCCGAAGCCAGGACAGGCTGTTATAACTGCGATAATTTGTGGCAGAATATACCGATGCACGCGTGTTTGGAAAAACTAAGAAAAAATCCTCTCCTGCTTAAGGCGGGCGAGGCATTGCTGAAGCTGAAGCGTGAAAAATAA
- a CDS encoding HD domain-containing protein, translated as MAKPYISKYIEDTYIEMILRFAIAAEYKDNEIGSHIIRVSDYSTAIARALNFSSKKLKVIRFASIMHDIGKIGVSSDILRKKDITAQDYDKIKEHTRIGGRIFAGSLSPVLQAAGEIALYHHEWFNGSGYPFGLRGKQIPLYARIVTLADAFDAIVSERPYKKPETMDYAIEAIKKRSGSQFDPGMVDVFSRIIPSIKDILKAANTIDNFLKENKRFLKAL; from the coding sequence ATGGCCAAACCTTATATATCAAAATATATAGAAGACACATATATAGAAATGATATTAAGGTTTGCTATAGCCGCGGAATATAAAGACAATGAAATAGGAAGCCATATTATCAGGGTAAGCGATTATTCCACGGCCATAGCAAGGGCATTGAATTTTTCTTCAAAGAAACTCAAGGTCATCAGATTTGCTTCCATAATGCATGATATCGGCAAAATAGGTGTTTCAAGCGATATACTCCGCAAAAAAGACATAACCGCCCAGGATTATGATAAAATAAAAGAGCATACCAGGATAGGCGGCAGGATATTCGCGGGCTCTCTTTCACCGGTCCTTCAGGCGGCAGGCGAGATAGCGCTTTATCATCATGAATGGTTTAACGGCAGTGGTTATCCTTTCGGCCTGCGCGGCAAACAAATACCTTTATACGCGAGAATAGTCACTCTTGCAGACGCGTTTGACGCCATAGTTTCGGAAAGGCCTTATAAAAAGCCGGAGACCATGGATTATGCCATAGAGGCTATAAAGAAAAGAAGCGGGAGCCAGTTTGATCCAGGCATGGTAGACGTATTTTCCAGGATTATACCATCCATAAAAGACATATTAAAAGCCGCCAATACTATAGATAATTTTTTAAAAGAGAATAAAAGGTTCCTTAAGGCCCTTTAG
- a CDS encoding DUF6485 family protein has protein sequence MECKKTQNIKVCNCSYESCDRRGVCCECVAYHRKRKELPACYFSTDTEKTWDRSIENFIRNYKA, from the coding sequence ATGGAGTGTAAAAAAACGCAGAATATAAAGGTCTGCAATTGCAGTTACGAATCTTGCGATAGGCGAGGCGTATGCTGTGAGTGCGTTGCCTATCACAGAAAAAGAAAAGAACTGCCGGCCTGCTATTTTTCCACCGATACTGAAAAAACATGGGACCGCAGTATTGAGAATTTTATCAGAAACTACAAGGCTTGA
- the fba gene encoding class II fructose-1,6-bisphosphate aldolase, producing MAFISSKEMFQKALKGGYAVGAFNVNNMEIVQGITEAIKEKKAPVILQVSAGARKYAKHAYLLHLIEAAMEDTGLDIVLHLDHGEDFEICKACIDGGFTSVMIDGSKHPLEENIRLTKQVVDYAHRKGVVVEAELGRLKGIEDNISVSEKEAILTDPKEAVRIVKETGCDSLAIAIGTSHGAYKFSGEPKLYFDRLKEIQDALPGYPLVLHGASSVLPELVEICNQHGGKLPGAKGVPEPAITKASGMNVCKVNIDTDLRLAMTATIRSEFDRNPANFDPRNYLGPAREAIKKVVAHKIDILGCANKA from the coding sequence ATGGCTTTTATTTCATCCAAGGAAATGTTCCAAAAGGCCTTAAAGGGCGGTTATGCTGTAGGCGCTTTCAATGTCAATAATATGGAGATAGTCCAGGGCATCACCGAAGCTATCAAAGAAAAGAAGGCGCCTGTCATATTACAGGTATCAGCCGGAGCCCGTAAGTACGCAAAACATGCTTATCTTTTGCACCTTATAGAAGCGGCCATGGAGGATACTGGGCTTGATATAGTGCTCCATCTTGACCATGGGGAAGATTTTGAAATATGCAAGGCCTGCATAGACGGCGGATTCACGTCTGTCATGATAGACGGTTCAAAGCACCCCCTTGAGGAAAATATCCGCCTTACAAAACAAGTTGTTGATTACGCCCATCGTAAAGGTGTGGTGGTTGAGGCGGAGCTTGGCAGGCTCAAGGGTATAGAGGACAATATATCCGTATCTGAAAAGGAAGCAATATTGACAGACCCCAAAGAGGCGGTAAGGATAGTTAAAGAAACAGGCTGTGATTCTCTTGCCATTGCGATAGGGACAAGCCATGGCGCTTACAAATTTAGCGGCGAGCCAAAATTGTATTTTGACAGGCTTAAAGAAATACAGGATGCCCTGCCCGGATACCCTCTTGTTCTCCACGGAGCTTCAAGCGTATTGCCTGAACTGGTGGAGATATGCAATCAACATGGAGGCAAATTGCCCGGCGCTAAAGGGGTCCCGGAGCCGGCGATAACCAAGGCATCCGGCATGAATGTATGCAAGGTCAATATTGACACAGACCTTAGACTGGCAATGACTGCCACAATACGCTCCGAGTTTGACCGCAACCCCGCTAATTTTGATCCCAGAAATTACCTGGGCCCCGCGCGTGAAGCGATAAAGAAGGTTGTTGCCCACAAGATTGACATACTTGGCTGTGCCAACAAGGCATAA
- a CDS encoding glycosyltransferase family 39 protein: MPEFKQKIADKKIWALFVLLLAALALRLYKLGSNDLWYDEVLSILIGQKFCSSWNPPLYFMFLHYWIKIFGASEFALRFPSLIFSLLSVYACFITGKRLYSFSTGILAGALMGFSSLQIWYAQEARPYSLIVLLGIASTYFFWQSLVSRKNKNFILYVLFSVLLLYCDITYFSLFLISAHALSLLILYRKRFRIFAILLCAIGLLFLPQAVKFAHKLFYVKNGFWIPHVSAGSLLITIENFNLGYNVWPLAYKLSLFFSVLFLSGSFLSATRNRAWAIPTAFMSILCFVPILSVFFVSKIFFPLYLDRGLMLFSPYYYVLLAFGIKYFFQAKGIRVIIFFVFMYLVALGLICYFNNCMFSPVEHHTGVHLKKLFGNIIKFINDRLGPYDAIAHTNYTTLIPLSYYGQINCRNQYFLFAPGAVDTNWNRPFRQAEKQLDVTSIRIPANGALWVIACDWPRDLSLDVNSINVLAELFGKHKKDLNVQIDGIWIFRFKE; encoded by the coding sequence ATGCCGGAATTTAAACAAAAAATTGCTGACAAAAAAATTTGGGCGCTGTTTGTGCTTCTTTTGGCTGCCCTGGCTCTTAGGCTTTACAAGTTGGGGTCCAATGACCTGTGGTATGATGAAGTATTAAGCATACTCATAGGTCAAAAATTCTGTAGTAGTTGGAATCCGCCACTATATTTTATGTTTTTACATTATTGGATAAAAATATTCGGCGCTTCGGAATTCGCGCTGCGCTTTCCCTCCCTGATATTCAGCCTGTTAAGCGTATATGCCTGTTTCATTACGGGTAAACGGCTCTACAGCTTTAGCACAGGCATATTAGCGGGCGCTCTTATGGGCTTTTCATCGCTTCAGATCTGGTATGCCCAGGAGGCGCGGCCTTACAGCTTAATCGTGCTCCTCGGAATAGCTTCAACATATTTCTTTTGGCAGTCTTTAGTATCACGGAAAAACAAAAATTTTATCCTATACGTCCTGTTCTCTGTCTTACTGCTATATTGCGACATCACATATTTTAGTTTATTTTTGATCTCAGCCCACGCGCTATCATTACTGATTCTTTATCGCAAGCGCTTTCGGATATTCGCCATACTCCTTTGCGCGATTGGGCTATTATTCCTGCCGCAGGCGGTAAAATTTGCCCATAAACTTTTTTACGTAAAAAACGGATTCTGGATACCTCATGTCAGCGCGGGTTCGCTGTTAATCACGATTGAAAATTTTAATCTTGGCTATAATGTGTGGCCGCTTGCGTACAAGTTATCCCTTTTTTTTAGCGTTCTATTTCTATCCGGGTCTTTTTTATCAGCCACAAGAAACAGGGCATGGGCCATACCAACAGCATTTATGTCCATATTATGCTTCGTTCCGATACTATCTGTCTTTTTTGTTTCAAAAATTTTTTTCCCTTTGTATTTAGACCGGGGATTAATGCTTTTCAGCCCTTATTATTATGTTCTTTTGGCTTTCGGGATAAAGTATTTTTTTCAGGCGAAGGGTATAAGGGTAATAATATTTTTTGTTTTTATGTATCTTGTGGCTCTTGGGCTGATATGTTATTTCAATAATTGTATGTTCTCGCCTGTGGAACATCATACGGGCGTTCATTTAAAAAAACTTTTCGGAAACATCATAAAATTCATAAACGACCGCCTGGGGCCTTATGATGCCATAGCTCACACAAATTACACGACCTTAATCCCGTTGAGCTATTACGGACAAATCAACTGCCGCAATCAGTATTTTCTCTTCGCCCCGGGCGCGGTTGACACTAACTGGAACAGGCCTTTCAGGCAAGCAGAAAAACAACTTGACGTTACAAGCATTAGAATACCTGCCAATGGCGCCTTATGGGTCATTGCCTGTGATTGGCCGCGTGATCTAAGCCTTGACGTAAATTCAATAAATGTCTTAGCCGAGCTGTTCGGGAAGCATAAAAAAGATCTAAACGTCCAAATTGACGGCATATGGATATTCAGATTCAAAGAATAA
- a CDS encoding radical SAM protein: protein MTEDLLLKGILDGSRAFTGPEIVQFDITDRCNNNCLCCWNRSPLLGELSSDKKKDMEGELPFAVIKRVIEELKGMGTMTLFFAGGGEPFIHPDIMDILECAKYHGMKVCMNTNFTLLDEKKIRKIVDLKVDHIHVSLHAGTPESYARMHPNKEKRVFNNLKELLCYTARVKKEYGQHIFTPLPHINLYYVITNVNFMEIDEMVRFAQIVEADSLEFVPVDVIPGKTDKLLLNKEQIDSVSGNIRTQLACLKEYNSGNRQIKLFIEQYENFLKRLASPDAVKGIYEHATVPMQPCYTGWAFARINACGDVNPCLKASRIRVGNVYEDSFCRIWNNGAERLFREKSFKLDFDDPYFCQIGNDPGHASGCLNSCDNIQINLDIHNKYRDILKRHGRI, encoded by the coding sequence ATGACGGAAGATCTCTTGCTCAAAGGCATATTGGACGGCTCCAGAGCTTTTACCGGCCCGGAGATTGTGCAATTTGATATTACGGACAGATGCAATAATAATTGCCTTTGCTGCTGGAACAGGTCTCCTCTGCTTGGCGAACTTTCCTCTGATAAAAAGAAAGATATGGAAGGCGAATTGCCTTTTGCCGTAATAAAGAGGGTAATAGAGGAGCTTAAAGGCATGGGCACTATGACCTTATTCTTTGCCGGAGGAGGAGAACCTTTTATACACCCCGATATCATGGATATCCTTGAATGCGCCAAATATCATGGTATGAAGGTGTGCATGAACACTAATTTTACTCTACTGGATGAGAAAAAGATAAGAAAGATTGTTGACTTAAAAGTTGACCACATCCATGTCAGCCTGCATGCCGGCACTCCTGAAAGCTATGCGCGTATGCATCCAAACAAGGAAAAGCGCGTGTTCAATAACTTGAAGGAATTGTTGTGTTATACCGCGCGCGTAAAAAAAGAATATGGCCAGCATATATTTACTCCTTTACCGCACATTAACTTGTATTATGTTATAACTAATGTTAATTTCATGGAAATAGATGAAATGGTCAGGTTTGCGCAGATTGTTGAAGCCGACAGCCTTGAGTTTGTGCCTGTGGATGTGATACCGGGCAAGACAGATAAGCTTCTGCTTAATAAGGAACAAATTGACTCGGTGTCCGGAAACATCAGGACGCAGTTGGCCTGCCTAAAAGAGTATAACAGCGGAAACAGGCAAATTAAACTTTTTATTGAGCAGTATGAAAATTTTTTAAAGAGGCTTGCGTCGCCTGACGCAGTCAAAGGCATATATGAACACGCAACGGTTCCCATGCAGCCATGTTATACCGGGTGGGCCTTCGCGAGAATAAATGCCTGTGGTGACGTGAACCCCTGCCTCAAAGCCTCGCGTATCCGCGTCGGTAATGTATATGAGGATTCTTTTTGCCGGATATGGAATAATGGCGCCGAACGTCTGTTCAGGGAAAAATCTTTCAAACTGGATTTTGACGATCCTTATTTTTGTCAAATAGGTAATGACCCAGGGCACGCTTCAGGCTGTTTGAACAGCTGTGACAATATACAGATAAATCTGGATATACACAACAAATACAGGGACATATTAAAAAGACATGGACGGATTTGA
- a CDS encoding TIGR01212 family radical SAM protein (This family includes YhcC from E. coli K-12, an uncharacterized radical SAM protein.) produces MSRIRYSDYLKKRFGAKTHRICIDAGFSCPNRDGRISTLGCVYCDNRAFSYPIRAQAFSSIEEQIASGMLAARKRFKAKKFIAYFQAHTNTYAPRQILKETYDKVRKFKDIVSISIATRPDCVDDDVIRLIAGYAPDYEVWIEYGLQSIHDGSLRLINRGHGYNDFLKAFTLTRKYPIKICVHVILGLPGETEEMMMQTAEQMSRLAIDGIKIHPLYVVRGTALERMYNRNKYAPLSLEEYSRILQRFMGLLSDDIIVQRSSAYCPKDMLVCPEWVSERKNSALFF; encoded by the coding sequence ATGAGCAGGATAAGGTATTCAGACTATCTTAAGAAGAGGTTTGGCGCAAAGACCCACAGGATATGCATAGACGCCGGTTTTTCATGCCCAAACAGAGACGGAAGGATAAGCACGCTTGGATGCGTATATTGCGATAACAGGGCTTTCAGCTATCCCATTCGCGCGCAGGCTTTTTCTTCAATAGAAGAACAGATAGCTTCCGGTATGCTCGCGGCAAGAAAGCGTTTTAAGGCCAAAAAATTTATCGCTTATTTTCAAGCGCATACCAATACATACGCGCCCCGGCAGATTTTAAAAGAAACCTATGACAAGGTAAGAAAATTCAAAGATATTGTGTCCATATCAATAGCTACAAGGCCGGACTGCGTTGATGATGACGTGATCAGGCTTATAGCCGGTTATGCCCCGGATTATGAAGTTTGGATTGAATATGGGCTTCAAAGCATACACGACGGCAGTTTGCGATTAATTAATCGCGGCCATGGCTATAATGATTTTTTAAAGGCGTTTACCCTGACCAGAAAATACCCCATAAAGATATGCGTCCATGTCATACTGGGCCTTCCGGGCGAGACCGAGGAGATGATGATGCAGACCGCCGAACAGATGTCAAGGCTGGCCATAGACGGTATCAAGATACACCCGTTGTATGTGGTAAGAGGAACGGCGCTTGAGCGTATGTATAATAGAAATAAATATGCGCCTTTAAGCCTTGAAGAGTATTCCAGGATATTGCAAAGGTTTATGGGGCTGTTATCAGACGATATTATTGTCCAAAGGTCAAGCGCGTATTGCCCCAAAGATATGCTGGTCTGCCCCGAATGGGTGTCGGAAAGAAAAAATAGCGCCCTCTTTTTTTAA
- a CDS encoding radical SAM protein, with the protein MNFKPTDILLIQCPPWDIDMPPLGVCYLDSYLSRHSYTVSVFDLNIALYNEVGSNLKYLWEQKSYDWWTSGVLFEEIWPKLKDLAYRNIDKILKRFETRNIGFSVNFAGIKLTSEIIKHIRSTDKKVNIIVGGWACQNEHMRGLLPKDMVDVFVVGEGEETLAEVLEALNGRALKNEVRGAIFNKDSGHIYKQRPSIMDLDSIPWPTFSCLDLSMYKFRKLPIFSSRGCIGNCSFCNDHSSSKPYRFRSAQNIFDEIRYHVIHNHVMDFSFKDLLCNGNLEQLDRLCDLIIGSGLDIRWDSQAIARKEMTYEFLRKLKKAGCRTLVYGVESFSDNVLRRMRKIFTAKIAENVIMDTCAAGIYAYVNIIVGFPGETEDNFIQTCQAMRRISASSLVKVSAVSVCLINFGSELNARHEDYGLLLPDDPAIRAKQWASSDGRNTYEIRNERARRMLELIEKLGLTYATATI; encoded by the coding sequence ATGAATTTTAAGCCGACCGACATATTGCTGATACAGTGCCCCCCATGGGATATAGATATGCCGCCATTGGGAGTATGCTATTTGGACAGTTATTTAAGCAGGCATTCATATACGGTATCTGTTTTTGACCTGAATATTGCCTTGTATAATGAGGTTGGCAGTAATTTGAAATATTTGTGGGAACAAAAAAGCTATGATTGGTGGACAAGCGGCGTATTGTTTGAAGAAATCTGGCCCAAACTCAAGGATCTCGCGTATCGGAATATTGATAAGATCTTGAAGCGTTTTGAGACTCGGAATATAGGTTTTTCGGTTAATTTCGCGGGCATAAAGCTGACATCAGAGATAATCAAACATATCCGTTCAACGGACAAGAAGGTGAATATTATAGTCGGAGGCTGGGCCTGCCAAAACGAACATATGCGCGGCTTGCTCCCGAAGGACATGGTGGACGTTTTCGTGGTTGGAGAGGGAGAGGAGACTCTGGCGGAAGTTTTGGAGGCGCTTAATGGCCGCGCGCTAAAAAACGAAGTCCGCGGCGCGATTTTTAATAAAGATTCAGGCCATATTTACAAGCAAAGGCCGTCGATAATGGATTTGGACTCCATACCATGGCCCACTTTTTCATGCTTGGATTTAAGTATGTATAAATTCAGGAAACTGCCGATTTTTTCCAGCAGGGGCTGTATAGGCAACTGTAGTTTTTGTAACGATCATTCATCATCAAAACCCTATCGTTTCCGCAGTGCTCAAAATATATTTGACGAGATCAGATACCATGTAATTCATAATCACGTGATGGATTTCAGTTTTAAGGACCTTCTTTGTAACGGTAACCTTGAACAGCTTGATAGATTGTGCGATCTTATAATAGGTTCAGGCCTGGATATAAGATGGGATTCCCAGGCTATAGCGCGCAAAGAAATGACCTATGAGTTTTTGCGCAAGCTTAAGAAAGCGGGATGCCGCACTCTTGTATATGGCGTTGAAAGTTTCTCTGACAATGTCTTAAGAAGAATGAGAAAAATTTTTACCGCGAAAATAGCCGAAAACGTGATAATGGATACCTGCGCGGCGGGAATATACGCTTATGTCAATATAATAGTAGGTTTCCCCGGGGAGACCGAAGATAATTTCATCCAAACCTGTCAGGCCATGAGACGTATAAGCGCCAGCAGTTTGGTAAAGGTAAGCGCTGTCAGCGTGTGCCTGATAAATTTTGGCTCTGAACTCAATGCGCGGCATGAAGATTACGGCCTCCTCCTGCCGGATGACCCGGCGATAAGGGCTAAGCAGTGGGCCAGTTCCGACGGCAGAAATACATATGAAATAAGAAACGAAAGGGCGCGTAGGATGCTGGAATTAATAGAAAAACTCGGCCTGACTTACGCTACTGCCACTATTTAG
- a CDS encoding Na/Pi cotransporter family protein, with translation MLKELVFGIFGGLGLFVYGIHIMGDGLQRVAGDKFRNVLKALTSNPFKGMLVGTGITALIQSSSATTVLVVGFVNAGLMTLSQSLGVIFGANIGTTITAQIIAFKLTDYALPIIGIGMVLYVFTRKRFWRFLGLFCLGFGILFLGLKIMTSVVGPFANSPMVTNAFMLINGRVLYGVLTGLVVTAVLQSSSVTVGIILGLASVGLLSVEGAIPIILGANIGTCVTVIIASIGTNIASKRTAAAHLLYNIIGALIFLIVLGPFTALVMHTSHDGLRQIANAHTIMKVIETLIYLPFIGLFAKAVERLIPGEDITIETGPKYLEKHLINTPIFALDAAVKEITRMAQSAKVMVDEAASGFLNLDERILKNLPQRENALDGLQESITDYLMMLTQRDLSEEEARRIPALLHSVNDIERIGDHSENIMELALRRISSDLSFSQGAVDEIKIMLSHVDDMITRAIEALSENSVQKAKKVLQIEDKVNELTELFRKNHIDRLGQNRCNVLSGIVFLDMLSNFEKIGDHVTNIAQAVMGRLQWN, from the coding sequence ATGCTCAAAGAACTTGTGTTCGGTATATTTGGGGGTTTAGGTCTTTTTGTATATGGTATACATATCATGGGAGACGGCCTTCAGAGGGTCGCGGGTGATAAATTTCGCAATGTCTTAAAAGCGCTTACTTCAAACCCGTTTAAGGGTATGCTGGTCGGCACAGGCATTACCGCCTTGATACAAAGCTCCAGCGCCACGACAGTATTGGTGGTCGGTTTCGTCAACGCCGGGCTTATGACTCTCTCGCAGTCTTTGGGCGTTATATTTGGGGCCAATATCGGCACTACGATAACGGCACAAATCATTGCCTTTAAACTAACAGATTACGCCCTGCCTATTATCGGTATAGGCATGGTACTTTATGTTTTTACCAGGAAAAGATTCTGGCGGTTCTTAGGTCTTTTTTGCCTTGGTTTTGGCATATTGTTTTTGGGCCTTAAGATCATGACAAGCGTTGTAGGGCCTTTCGCGAACAGCCCCATGGTAACGAATGCCTTCATGCTCATAAACGGAAGGGTCCTATATGGCGTATTGACCGGATTGGTTGTGACAGCTGTCTTGCAAAGCTCAAGCGTTACAGTCGGCATTATTTTAGGTCTTGCCTCGGTAGGGCTCTTGAGCGTGGAGGGCGCTATCCCTATCATACTCGGCGCCAATATAGGCACTTGTGTCACAGTCATAATAGCTTCTATCGGCACCAATATCGCCTCAAAGAGGACTGCCGCCGCGCATCTTCTTTATAATATTATCGGAGCTTTGATTTTTCTTATTGTGCTTGGGCCTTTTACAGCGCTTGTTATGCATACCTCGCATGACGGTTTAAGGCAGATTGCCAATGCCCATACCATCATGAAGGTGATAGAGACTCTGATATATCTTCCTTTCATAGGTCTTTTTGCCAAAGCGGTAGAGCGTCTTATCCCTGGCGAAGATATTACTATAGAAACAGGCCCGAAATATCTGGAAAAGCATCTTATAAATACCCCGATATTTGCCCTTGACGCCGCGGTAAAAGAGATAACGAGGATGGCGCAATCGGCAAAAGTCATGGTTGACGAAGCGGCAAGCGGGTTCCTTAATCTTGATGAAAGAATTTTGAAAAACCTGCCCCAGAGAGAAAACGCTTTAGACGGGCTGCAAGAGTCTATCACGGATTATCTTATGATGCTGACACAGCGCGATTTAAGCGAAGAAGAGGCCCGCAGGATACCGGCGCTTTTACATTCTGTCAATGACATAGAGAGGATAGGAGACCATTCAGAGAATATAATGGAGCTTGCCTTGAGAAGGATAAGCTCTGATTTGTCATTCAGCCAGGGCGCCGTAGATGAGATCAAGATAATGTTGTCTCATGTAGACGACATGATTACTCGCGCTATTGAAGCGTTGTCGGAAAATTCGGTCCAAAAGGCAAAAAAGGTCTTGCAGATTGAGGACAAGGTAAATGAGCTTACCGAACTATTTCGTAAAAACCACATAGACAGGCTTGGCCAGAACAGATGTAATGTTCTCTCCGGTATAGTTTTTCTGGATATGTTAAGTAATTTTGAAAAAATCGGCGACCATGTAACAAATATCGCCCAAGCGGTAATGGGCAGGCTGCAGTGGAATTAG
- a CDS encoding ComF family protein: MTHTFLDISKAVLNLIFPVYCQGCGEPLGYDNDLFLCRKCLEKLTPFSDGYCPADNVYPFLEKTCHCCIYDGLVRELIHKFKYEKKLFLKRAFVQLLHGLFAAKMADKGIETIISVPMLGPDERVRGFNQSEILAKGLSKKTDIAYKNALKKNFATNAQAGLRRAQRLTNVKDAFSCRKQIDIRDKRVMIIDDVFTTGSTINECAKALKTGGSGAVFAMTLARGI; the protein is encoded by the coding sequence ATGACGCATACCTTCCTGGACATATCCAAAGCCGTATTGAATTTGATTTTCCCCGTTTACTGCCAAGGGTGCGGCGAGCCCCTTGGATACGACAACGACCTTTTTCTTTGCCGAAAATGCCTTGAAAAACTTACACCCTTCTCTGACGGATACTGCCCCGCGGACAACGTTTATCCTTTTTTAGAAAAGACCTGCCACTGCTGTATTTACGACGGGCTGGTCAGGGAACTGATACATAAATTTAAATATGAAAAAAAACTTTTCCTGAAACGCGCTTTTGTCCAGCTTCTGCACGGCCTTTTTGCGGCGAAGATGGCGGATAAGGGGATAGAGACTATAATATCCGTTCCTATGCTCGGCCCGGATGAAAGGGTAAGGGGATTTAACCAATCGGAAATACTCGCAAAAGGCCTGTCAAAAAAAACGGATATCGCCTATAAAAACGCTCTTAAAAAGAACTTTGCGACAAACGCGCAGGCAGGCCTTAGGAGGGCGCAAAGGCTGACCAATGTGAAAGACGCCTTTTCCTGCCGAAAACAGATAGATATACGGGATAAACGCGTTATGATAATTGATGATGTGTTCACTACAGGTTCCACGATAAACGAATGCGCCAAAGCCCTGAAAACAGGAGGTTCGGGCGCGGTGTTTGCCATGACTTTGGCGCGCGGCATTTAA